The segment GAGAAAACAAAGGGCTGGTTCTGTGGTAGGCTGCTGTCAAACTCCGTCCCATCTTCTAGCTTTCCCTGTGAGACCATGGGAAAACCAGTAAGGAGAGTTGGCCATTCCACAACCCTTTCACCTTGCTCCCTTCCACCCTGCTCCACAACCCTTCTCCCCATTAAGGCAGCCACCACAGCACTGGTGGTCATAATGCATTGGGTAGTTCGAGTATGGTAATTTGCATGTTGATACCTAGCTGATGAGTAAACTCAAGAGCAAGATAGGATCGTGGGAAGGAGTTTAGCGTTCAAAGGGGGATGTGTTCAAGGTTATCTATCtagttggggaaaaaaagagattccAAAGTCCTTTCTGGTCCTGAAAAACTGTCAAAGCCCCAGAGGCTCCTCCACTCTGACACTTACCGTGTAATGCATGTGTAAGACATCTCCCTTTCTAGACTTGATGGGACAGTGATCCACACGTTTCTTCACTCCAATCTGCAGCTTCCGCTTGCCTTCGGCCCCTGTGGCTGTGACCAGGGCACTCAGGCAAATGGACAGTACTGTCAGGATCCAGCTCAGCCTCATGTCTCTGTAGGCAcaggccaccccacccccaaccaaaaAACTGGCGGGTGGGGTCATGGAACTTCAGTCTGTATCAGGAGGACGCCAACTCCCCATTACATTTTGCCTGTTTCTGAGGAATCCCACTGTCCTGGGTCACCACCCGCTCCCCTGGGCTCTGTGGCCACACTTACCAGTCCAGTGAGAAGGGGACTTGGCCGAGGACCCCAGCAGCGAGGGGAGGGGGTCAGGGGAGGCCACAGCAGCCAGGACCCCCTCCTTTTGCTCACTACCTGACCTCTTCCTCCCAGTCCCCATCGCCGTTCTTCAGTTTCCGCTAGCCCCTTTACGCAAAGTCCAAACCCTATCTGACTGGACAGGATTTGTCCCGACGGGACGACCCCATTCCCGCCACACCCAGCTGCTCCCAGTCCAGCACACCCACACCTCTGCGGCTGCTGCAGGTGGCCGGCCGCGAGGCACCCACACATCTCCACTAGGTGGCTCTGAGGAGCCCCGGTCCTCCGGAGGCACCCCCCAGTCTGGCCCCGTGCCTCCTCCACCAGGGGCACCTCCCCAACTCTGAGCTCTTGGGGGCCTCCGAGGAACCCAGACTGGCTCAGAGTCAGCGGGACGCCGAGCCCGCTCCACCCACACAACCTCTCCAGGGGGAGTTCTTGGTCTACCGCGACCCCAGGCGCGGCCACCACGGAGGCCGCCCCCGCGTGGACGCCCTGGGCCATAGCTCACGCTTAGCTCTCCGCAAGGCTCT is part of the Rattus norvegicus strain BN/NHsdMcwi chromosome 1, GRCr8, whole genome shotgun sequence genome and harbors:
- the Fkbp2 gene encoding peptidyl-prolyl cis-trans isomerase FKBP2 precursor, translating into MRLSWILTVLSICLSALVTATGAEGKRKLQIGVKKRVDHCPIKSRKGDVLHMHYTGKLEDGTEFDSSLPQNQPFVFSLGTGQVIKGWDQGLLGMCEGEKRKLVIPSELGYGERGAPPKIPGGATLVFEVELLKIERRSEL
- the Fkbp2l1 gene encoding elastin, which produces MPQGAGSHAVRGGALGLGAGRGTAVGGTTESVRAKGRTQWPIAGLGGVGGGVWNLEEELEQVEGGALGSETEGVRSQALGVGLQPGSGVAPVQETKSNISEGVATGEGAELHALKGGAKEPCGELSVSYGPGRPRGGGLRGGRAWGRGRPRTPPGEVVWVERARRPADSEPVWVPRRPPRAQSWGGAPGGGGTGPDWGVPPEDRGSSEPPSGDVWVPRGRPPAAAAEVWVCWTGSSWVWREWGRPVGTNPVQSDRVWTLRKGASGN